A genomic stretch from Carassius auratus strain Wakin chromosome 37, ASM336829v1, whole genome shotgun sequence includes:
- the LOC113056485 gene encoding galanin receptor type 2-like, whose protein sequence is MNASQQIHFSSNWKVESVIISVIFSIIFLLGTVGNCLVLTVLIHKGKMNSKSTNLFILNLGLADLCFIVFCVPFQATIYTMDEWVFGQFVCKAVHFIIYLTMYASIFTLAAVSLDRYLAIRYPLRSRETRTPRNALTSISLVWALSLFFSSPYLSYYQQMDLDGTTVCIPAWNTHHRRAMDVCTFIFGYLIPVLILSITYARTIRYLWTSVDPMQDMSESRKAKRKVTKMIIIVAVLFCLCWLPHHLVILCMWFGHFPLNHTTYVLRILSHLVAYTNSCLNPIVYALVSKHFRKGFKKVFGCSFRNRVINRIHIVQPVQTLSLVEAASCEGSNHNDGSNRGRLWSKGKMVTSAFMTFNVT, encoded by the exons ATGAACGCATCTCAGCAGATCCACTTCTCCTCCAACTGGAAAGTTGAGTCGGTAATCATTTCTGTCATATTCTCTATTATTTTTCTGCTTGGTACCGTGGGGAACTGTCTTGTGCTCACGGTTCTCATTCACAAAGGCAAGATGAATTCAAAGAGCACCAACCTGTTCATCCTGAACCTCGGGCTGGCGGACCTCTGCTTCATTGTCTTCTGCGTCCCTTTCCAGGCTACCATCTACACCATGGACgagtgggtatttggacagtttgTGTGCAAAGCTGTGCACTTTATCATCTACCTGACCATGTACGCGAGCATCTTTACTCTGGCAGCGGTGTCTCTGGACAG ATATCTCGCTATTCGGTATCCTCTGCGCTCAAGGGAAACCAGAACTCCCCGTAATGCTCTGACCTCCATCAGCCTTGTGTGGGCTCTATCGCTGTTCTTCTCTAGCCCTTATCTCAGCTACTACCAGCAGATGGATCTAGACGGGACCACCGTTTGCATCCCGGCGTGGAACACTCATCACCGTCGAGCCATGGACGTCTGCACTTTCATATTCGGCTACCTCATCCCAGTACTCATTCTCAGCATCACGTATGCTCGCACCATCCGCTACCTCTGGACCTCCGTGGACCCCATGCAGGACATGTCAGAGTCCCGCAAGGCCAAGCGCAAGGTGACCAAGATGATAATCATCGTGGCTGTGCTCTTCTGTTTATGTTGGCTGCCACATCACCTGGTTATCTTGTGCATGTGGTTCGGCCACTTCCCACTCAACCACACAACCTACGTCCTCCGCATTCTCTCTCACCTGGTGGCCTACACCAACTCCTGCCTGAATCCCATCGTCTACGCCCTGGTGTCTAAACATTTTCGAAAGGGCTTCAAGAAGGTTTTTGGCTGTTCATTTCGTAATCGGGTTATAAACCGGATCCACATAGTGCAACCGGTGCAGACGCTGAGCCTGGTGGAAGCTGCCTCGTGCGAAGGATCCAATCATAATGATGGGTCAAACCGGGGTCGCCTCTGGAGCAAAGGCAAGATGGTGACGAGCGCCTTCATGACATTTAATGTGACATAA